The Arenibacter algicola region TTCCACTTCTGTATTGAACATGTTTTGGATTAGTGTGCGTAAACTTATTTCTGGGGAGCTAATCTAATTGGAACTTGACCCCTCTCTCTTTTGACGATCAAAATTTACCCAATAAAAAATGTTTAACAGCGAAAGAACAATGAAGGGATGCAATTCGCGATGGCTGGGTTTAATGCTGTTAACCGCTATATTAATTGGGTGCCAAGATAATCACGACAATAAAATTATAGTAGCCACAGCGGCCAATATGGAGTCTGCCATGCGGGCTTTGACAATTGAATATACACACAAAACTGGAGTGGAATTCGAGTTAATTGTTGGGTCATCGGGAAAATTAACAGCACAGATTATTGAAGGTGCCCCTTATGATATTTTTGTTGCTGCCAATATGAAATATCCTGAAGCTGTTTATGCCGGGGGAAAAGCTAAGAATGAGCCTAAAGTCTATGCCAAAGGAAAATTGGTGCTATGGTCAATGGTTGAAAATACCCCCGTTTCAATTGCTGCATTGTCCGATCCCGTTGTTGAACACATTGCTTTGGCAAATCCCAAGACTGCCCCGTATGGCGTTGCCGCCCAAGAAGTTTTGCAACATTACGGCCTTAATGAAATCTTAGGAGCTAAATTAGTCTTTGGGGAAAGTATTGGCCAGACCGATCAATTCATTATTTCCCGAGCAGCCCAAATAGGTTTTACGGCCTTATCAACAGTTTTATCCCCAGAAATGAAAGGGAAAGGGAGTTGGATTCCAATAAACCCATCGCTATACTCCAATATTAATCAAGGTGTAGTGCTTGTAGAGCGGAAAGAAGACACTAATCAGTATGCACTGGGCTTTTATGACTTTCTTTTTTCAGTTGAAGCCAAGGAGATATTAAAAGAATTTGGATATTTGGTAGATGAATAGTTTTCTGGGTCATATAACAGAAGTTACAACCAATGGTACCATGTCCATTGTATGTGTTGGGGTTGGCAACGGTGAGGAATTAATGTCCGTGGTTATAGATAGCCCCGAAACTGCCCCTTATTTGAAAAAGGGCAACAAGGTGAATGTCCTGTTTAAGGAAATGGAGGTGGCGATCACTACCCAAAAGGAATTGGATATTAGTATAGAAAATAGGATTGCTGGAAACATTGCCAGTATTGAAGAGGGAGTTTTGTTGAGTAGATTGATTTTGGAGACCAAAATAGGGGAGGTCATTGCTATAATAAGCACTAAGAGTGTAGGGCAAATGGGATTGGTTGAAAAGATGAACGTGATGATAATGGTTAAATTGAATGAGATAATACTGGCACCATAATGGATTGGCAACCTTTAGTACTTACCTTTAAGCTTGCGGTGGTTACTACGGCGATATTGTTTGTGGTTTCTATTCCTATTGCCAATTGGTTGTCAAGTACCAAATCCAAAATAAGGCCTGTCTTGGAAACTTTGGTAAGTATGCCCTTGGTCTTGCCACCTACCGTATTGGGGTTTTATATGCTTGTGGCCTTTAGTCCAGAAAATGCCTTTGGGAATTGGTTAAATGAATGGCTGGGAATCAAGCTTATATTTTCTTTCGGAGGTTTGGTAGTGGCTTCGGTCATTTATAGCTTGCCGTTTATGGTGCAACCCATTCAAGCGGGACTTTCCTCCCTGCCTTCTACATTAAAGGAAGCTTCCTATACTATGGGGAAATCGAAAATAACTACACTGCTAAAAATTTTGTTGCCCAATATTAAACCTTCTCTTCTAACAGGTGTTGTACTTTCATTTGCCCATACGGTTGGCGAGTTTGGCGTGGTGCTTATGATTGGTGGGAATATGCCCGGTAAGACCAAAGTGGCCTCTATTGCCATATATGATGAAGTGGAGGCGCTTAATTATGCTGCTGCCAATAACTATTCATTGATATTGTTTTCCGTAACTTTTATTATTCTGTTGCTGGTTTATCTAACCAATGGAGGGTATTTTAAACGCTATGCTCCATGATAAGTTTAAACCTAAAAAAAACATTGAAATCTGCCGGAGGGAATATTGATCTGGATATGCAATTGGTCATTGAAAAGGGGCAATTTGTTACCTTATTTGGGGAATCCGGTGCCGGAAAAACATCTACCTTAAGAATGCTGAGTGGTTTGTTGAAACCAGATAGCGGAACCATAAGAGTGGGTGAAACAACGTGGTTCGACAGTCGTAAAAATATTGATCTTAAACCCCAACAACGGAAGCTGGGATACGTTTTTCAGGACTATGCCCTCTTTCCCAACATGAGCGTTCGTCAAAATTTAGAATACGCCCTTCAGAAAAATCAGGATAGAACCATAATAGAGGAGTTGTTGGAATTTGCCGAACTTGGCGACTTGGATCAAAGAAAACCAGAAACCCTATCCGGGGGGCAAAAACAACGCGTGGCATTGGCCAGGGCATTGGTCCAACGACCTGAAATATTAATATTGGACGAACCTTTGTCGGCCTTGGATTTAAAAATGAGGATAAAGTTACAGGAATATCTTTTGCAGGTTCATAAGAAATATAAACTAACCACTATATTGGTAAGTCATGATATTGGGGAAATAGTTAAACTATCGGATAGGGTCTTTGAGCTTCAAAATGGTAGCGTAATTAAAAAAGGTACGGCTGCCGAATTTTTTGGACTAAACAAGACCAGTGCTAAATTTAGATTCTCAGGGGAGGTGTTAAAGATACAAAGGGAAGATGTTTTGTATGTAATTTCCGTACTGATCGGCAACGATATTATTAAGGTGGTTGCGGATCGGACCGAGGCCAATAATTTTAAGATAGGAGATCAGGTTTTGGTCGCTTCAAAAGCCTTTAATCCAATAATTCAAAAAATATAATTCACGGTTATTGTCGGCTAAAAATACATTTAAGCTTAAAGGGTCAGCTCAGTAAATAGGCTTTCCAGATTCTTGTTTTTCCTGCTTAATTGCAGGGTTTTTAATTGGTTGTCATGTGCAAAGTCGAACACCACTGGACGCATATCATTAGAAGTGTTAAAGGTAATCTCATAAACAAACCCACCAATATTTTTAACCAATATTACATTGGGCAATTTATTTAAAAATGCTTCTTCCACCCTAAAATCGAATTCGACCACCAAAACTTGATCCTGTCCGTCGCGCAATTCTGAAAGTTTTTTATCCGCTACTATAGTCCCTTTATTTATGATCAATACCCTGTCACAGACAGCTTCTACCTCTTTCATGATATGTGTAGATAGTAAAATGGTCTTTTCTTTTCCAATTTCACGGATCAATTTTCTAATTTCCAACAATTGATTGGGATCTAGACCTGTTGTTGGCTCGTCTAGAATCAACACCTCCGGGTCGTGCAGAAGTGCCGCGGCCAATCCAACCCTTTGTCTATAGCCTTTGGAAAGCTGCCCTATTTTTTTGTACGCCTCCGGGCCAAGACCGGTCTGTTCTATTACCGTGTTGATCCTTTCTTTATTTACTTTGTAGACATCCGCGTTAAACGCAAGATATTCCTTGACGTACATGTCCAAATAAAGTGGGTTGTGCTCTGGTAGGTAACCAATGCTCTTTTGAACATTTTTCTTTTCACTTTGCACATCAAATGAATTGACTTCAGCTTGTCCGTCATCTGCGGTGTAATATGTGGTCAATATTTTCATCATAGTGGATTTTCCTGCACCATTGGGACCTAGAAAGCCTACTATTTCCCCTTTCTCTATGGTAAAGGAAACATTGTTCAATGCTTTTTGTTTTCCAAAAAATTTGGTAATGTTTTTTGTGATGATGGACATGCGGTTACTTTTTATCAAAAATAACGCAAATTAGTGAAACCTGGTTTTAATTATTTTTTTGATAGAATGTTGATTGCCAATGGCGGATTGTTGGTTTTAATAGAATCATTTGTTCTTCGTAATTCGCAAAATAATATCGATTTAAGGGTTTAATCGGTATTATTTTTTGCGTTAAACTGAAATAAATAAAAAAATGTTGGCATAAATGCTGATATGTAAATTTAATTATTAATTTAGCCGGAGTTTTACAAGAAAAATGACAAAGCAGTATTTCTGGAACGGTTTTAATTTTTACTTCTTTTTTAAGGGAGGTATGGGACTGTTCTAGCATATTTTAAGATATATATAGATAAAAGTCCTGTGAAAACCAGGACTTTTTTTTTGGATATAACTTTCGGAAAGGGAGTGGAGTTACAAAGGAGTTTAGCGGTAAGTCTTTGACAGGCCGGAAGATAATTTAAAAAAGGGTGAAATTAAAAATTGCAATACAAGGTATCAAGGGTTCTAACCACCACCAAGTGGCAAAGGATTACTTCGGCGATGATGTTACATTCGTGGAATGTTCATCTTTCGATATTTTGGTAGATCACTTGATCAATAAGACTGCAGATAAAGGGGTAATGGCCATAGAGAATTCCATCGCTGGGTCCATTATACCCAACTATGCCCTTGTCTTTCATAAAAACCTGCATATTATAGGAGAAAAGTATTTAAATATTCATCATAACCTGATGGCTTTAAAAGGTCAGACTATTGATGATATCAAGGAAGTACGCTCGCATCCCATGGCACTGCTTCAGTGCAATGAGTTTTTTAAAAATTACAGCCACATTAAGTTGGTCGAAGATATAGATACTGCCGAGACGGCAAAAAGAATTCAGGAAAATCAGTTAAATGGGATAGCGGCCATTGCACCAAAAGTTGCTGCTGAATTGTACGATTTGGAAATTATACATTCGGAAATACAGACCATAAAGGATAATGCCACTAGGTTTATTATTGTAAAGACACAGAATAAGGCCTTGCCAGAGGAGGAGATCAATAAGGCGTCTGTAAGATTCATTACTGACCATAAGCGAGGTAGCCTTGCTGCCATATTGAATGTTATGAGCGATTGCAACTTGAACCTTACAAAAATACAATCCCTTCCGGTAATTCAGACGCCTTGGAAGTATTCATTCTTCGTTGATGTAACTTTTGAGAAGTATAAACATTTTTCAAAAGCCAAGGCTTTGTTGGAAATTATGGCTGAAGAATTTAAAGTATTGGGAGAATATAAAAATGCCAGAATATTATGATTACGGCAAACAGATTAAATACAGTTGAAGAATACTACTTTTCTAAAAAACTTAGGGAAGTTAGGGGGTTAATGGCGGAAGGAAGGCCTATTATAAATATGGGTATCGGAAGTCCGGATTTGGAGCCGTCCATTGAGGTGCAAAATGCAGTAAAAGAGGCATTGAGGCATGATGGTGCGCATCAATATCAGAGTTATCAAGGTCTGCCCGAACTTAGGGAAGCATTTACATCCTTTTATAAAAATAAATTTGGTGTAACTGTGGATCCACAAACTGAAGTACTGCCATTAATGGGGTCTAAAGAGGGGATCATGCATATTAGTCTAGCTTTTTTAAACCCGGGGGATGAGGTGTTGATTCCCAATCCTGGGTACCCTACATACACCTCGGTAACCAATTTGGTCGGGGCATTGCCGCGGTATTATGATTTAACAGGTGAGAACGGTTGGTTTCCGGATTTGGAAGCTATGAAGAGACAGGACCTTTCCAAGGTAAAGATAATGTGGACCAGTTATCCACATATGCCAACAGGGGCCACAGCGAACAGGGAGCAATTAAAAAAGCTGGTTGATTTTGCAAGGGAAAATGATATTTTAGTGGTGAACGATAATCCTTACAGCTTTGTCCTAAACCAAAATCCCATAAGTATTTTGGAGATGGAGGGAGCCATGGATGTTGCATTGGAATTAAATTCGTTGAGCAAGACCTTTAATATGGCGGGTTGGCGAGTTGGAATGGTTCTGGGAAACAGCGAACATATCAATGCGGTTTTAAAGGTGAAGAGCAATATGGATTCGGGTATGTTTTATGGCATACAGAAAGGAGCCATCGCAGCCTTAAATAGTAGCGAATCATGGTTTAGTGAATTAAATAGGGTGTATCATGAGCGGCGGGAATTAATGTACGCTTTAGCTGATAAACTGCAGTGTACTTATGATAAAAACTCTGTAGGAATGTTCGTTTGGGCGAAATTGCCGGCCGGGGTTTCGTCCTCAGAAAAGTTTATTGATGAGGTGCTCTACGATAAGAATATTTTTATAACTCCAGGAACCATTTTTGGTTCAAATGGGGAGGGGTATATCCGATTCTCCTTATGTGTTACGACGGATAGGATTAAAGAAGCGGTCAGTAGGTTTTAAAAGGAAATTGAGGTAGAATACTGGAAAGTGAAAAGGGGAAAAGACAAAGTATAGGAGGATAGTTCTTTTTCTGTTATTAAATGTTTTTTCTCTGTTAACAATAAAAGATGAATGTATTTGTAATCGGTATCGGATTAATCGGAGGGTCACTGGCCAAGGATATTAAACGCAATAGGCCAGATTCCAAAATTTATGGCATAGATGTCAATGAGGGACATTTGGATGAGGCTTTGTCATTATCTTTGATCGATGAAAAGGCGGATTATAGTCAATTGCACCTGGCCGACTTCGTAATAGTGGGGATTCCGGTGGATGTTATGGTGCAGGAACTGCCAAAAATATTGGATTCCATTGATGATGATGCCGTTGTTATTGACGCAGGGTCTACAAAGTCCCTCATCTGCAAGGTTGTGGAAAACCATCCCAAGAGAAGAAATTTTTTGGCTTGCCACCCAATTGCGGGAACCGAGTTTTCAGGTCCCTCTGCGGCCATAGAAGGTTTGTTTATGGGGAAGACCAATATCATTTGTGAAATAGAGAAAACTGCCTTTAAATTACAGGAAAAAGCTTTGGAACTTTTTCAGCAATTGGGGATGCGGATACGCTATATGAATCCGGAGGCACATGATAAGCATATTGCCTACGTTTCACATTTGTCACATATAAGTTCCTTTATGCTGGGAAAGACGGTAATAGAGAAAGAAAGAAATGAACGTGACATTTTTGATATGGCGGGAAGTGGTTTTGAAAGCACAGTGCGATTGGCCAAGAGTTCCCCTGCTATGTGGACCCCAATTTTTAGGCAAAACAAGGAAAATGTAGTTGAAACCTTGGGAGAATATATACAAAATTTGAAGGAGTTTGAAGCAATGTTAATAGCCGATGATTATGAAGGCATCTATAATGAAATGAATAGTACAAATAAAATAAAGGAAATATTAAACGGAATACCACTTAACAAAAAATAGAGTATAGAAATGGAAAATTTAAAAGAAATGAGATCATGGTTGGACGATATGAAATTGGACCATCCGTTAGTAATTGCCGGGCCTTGTAGTGCGGAAACAGAGGAGCAAGTGCTTCGAATTGCCAATGAGTTAAAGGATACCGATGTAAATTACTATCGTGCTGGTATCTGGAAACCTAGAACACGTCCAGGAATGTTTGAAGGGGTAGGTGCTTTAGGTTTAAAGTGGTTGCAGAAAGTTAAGGCGGAAACCGGTATGAAAACTTGTACAGAGGTAGCCAATGCTGCCCATGTGAAGTTGGCATTGGAGCATGACGTTGATTTATTGTGGATTGGTGCAAGATCAACCGTTAGTCCATTTATTATGCAAGAAATAGCGGATGCTCTTGAGGGAACAGATAAAATTGTTTTGGTCAAGAACCCAGTAAATCCTGATTTGGCTTTATGGCTTGGTGGAATTGAAAGATTATATACCGCCGGAGTTAAAAATTTAGGCGCTATACATAGAGGTTTCTCTACTTATGAGAAAACAAAATATAGAAATATCCCTGAATGGCAATTGGCGATCGAGTTTCAAAATAAATTTCCTGATCTGCCTTTAATCAATGATCCTTCGCATATTACAGGAAACAGGGAAATGATTTTTGATGTTTCGCAAACTGCCTTGGATCTTAATTTTGATGGTCTAATGATCGAGACACATTTCGATCCAGATAATGCATGGAGTGATGCCGCACAACAGGTTACCCCTGCAAAACTGATCCAGATTATGAGAGATTTGAAAATTAGAAAAGAGTCCGATTCGGAAGCGGAGTACACTAGCCAACTTAGTAATCTTAGGGCACAAATAGATGTTCTTGATAGCCAGTTGATAGAAATGCTCGGAAAAAGAATGAAGATCTCTGATGGGATAGGCGCTTTAAAGAAACAAAAAAATGTGGCTGTTTTACAATCCAACAGATGGAACCAAATTTTAGGTGCCATGATTTTGGAAGGGGAAGCAAAGGGATTAAGTGAGGAATTTGTCTTAAAGATGTTTAAGGCAATTCACCAAGAATCCATAAATCACCAAGAGAAGATAATCAACTCATAAACTATTTTATTGGTATACCGTTAAAACCACGCTATCAGGCGTGGTTTTTTTATGTTCAAGGTTTCCTTTTTTCGTGGGAATTATTTTTTGCCCCTCTGGTTTAAGAGAATTGTAGATGCCGCTAATATTGTAGAAGGAATGTTTGATTAAGTTAATTGTTTGTATAATTTAGTGTAACAAATCTACTTTTGTACCATCTTTACCAAGTGAATGGAACTAATCGTTCAAAGTTTCCCCAAATGTTTAAATAGAGGTTTAACAAAAATATTAATGATAATGAAAAATGTTTTGGTAATTGGTTTTCTATGCCTATCGTTCATAGGGTTCTCCCAGCGAATAGTTGATAAAGCCGTTGGTGATTTTAACGAGGTAAAGGTTTATGATCTAATAGAGGTGAATCTTATTAAATCTAACGAGAATAAGGTTTTGGTAAAAGGGGATAATGTGGATGATATTCAGATTGTAAATAAAAATGGAGTCCTTAAAATAAAAATGGAACTGGATAAAAAGTTTCACGGGGAAGACACCTTTGTGGAGGTATATTTTAAAAATTTAGATCTAATTGACGGGAATGAAGGCGCAAGAATTACGGTCAACGAAACCTTAAGTCAGGAAAAGATAGAACTGAAGACCCAGGAAGGGGCAAAAATAAAAGTTGGACTCGATGTGCACCAACTGATTGTACGATGTGTTACCGGTGGTAATGTTGAGGCCTCTGGAAAAACTATAAATCAAGAGGTTGTTTTAAATACGGGAGGAGTTTTTGAAGGAAAACCGCTTCTTAGCGAAAAAGCAAGTATTAAGATTACGGCTGCCGGAGAGGCGGCAATGTTTGCATCTGATGAGATAGATATCAATATCAAAGCTGGTGGGGATGTTTACGTATATGGAAACCCAAAATCGGTCAATAAGAATACGTTTGCCGGTGGAAGGGTAAAAATTATGGATTAGTAATGCATCTTCCTAAATAGGATTACAAAAAAAGAACCCGGCCAATTGACCGGGTTCTTTTTTTTACTTTTAAGATTACTTCTTAAATATGTATCGGGTTATAAAAATCCCCTGTCCGTCGTCTTTGCCACTATCACTTTCTACCGCACTGGTAACAAAGGCCAATTCCCATCCTTCGGCCACCATGGCATTTATTTTTGATGATATCAAAGCATCATTGGCAGCGATGTTCTGGAATCTAATTCCTCCAATATTGTAAAAATTTAGAAGTTTGGTTTCTTCAAAATTTTTCACCCGTATGTCACCTCGGTCAGATTTATTTCGTGTATTGTCTTCCTCGGTTTGTTCACTGGTGAATTCCTTGTAATCCCTATCTTCAGTAGCACTAATGATCCGTGATCTCCCAATACCGCTGGGAACTATGGATTCTACACTGGTGATTACCTTAAATTGTTGTGCATTTACGTCCATAATGGCCGTTATTGCTAAGCATGCAATGAGCATAAATTTTTTCATTTTTTGTGTTTTTTATGATTAATGATTGTTTAACAACGATGAATTTTAA contains the following coding sequences:
- the modB gene encoding molybdate ABC transporter permease subunit, translating into MDWQPLVLTFKLAVVTTAILFVVSIPIANWLSSTKSKIRPVLETLVSMPLVLPPTVLGFYMLVAFSPENAFGNWLNEWLGIKLIFSFGGLVVASVIYSLPFMVQPIQAGLSSLPSTLKEASYTMGKSKITTLLKILLPNIKPSLLTGVVLSFAHTVGEFGVVLMIGGNMPGKTKVASIAIYDEVEALNYAAANNYSLILFSVTFIILLLVYLTNGGYFKRYAP
- a CDS encoding bifunctional 3-deoxy-7-phosphoheptulonate synthase/chorismate mutase type II, translated to MENLKEMRSWLDDMKLDHPLVIAGPCSAETEEQVLRIANELKDTDVNYYRAGIWKPRTRPGMFEGVGALGLKWLQKVKAETGMKTCTEVANAAHVKLALEHDVDLLWIGARSTVSPFIMQEIADALEGTDKIVLVKNPVNPDLALWLGGIERLYTAGVKNLGAIHRGFSTYEKTKYRNIPEWQLAIEFQNKFPDLPLINDPSHITGNREMIFDVSQTALDLNFDGLMIETHFDPDNAWSDAAQQVTPAKLIQIMRDLKIRKESDSEAEYTSQLSNLRAQIDVLDSQLIEMLGKRMKISDGIGALKKQKNVAVLQSNRWNQILGAMILEGEAKGLSEEFVLKMFKAIHQESINHQEKIINS
- a CDS encoding prephenate dehydrogenase, producing MNVFVIGIGLIGGSLAKDIKRNRPDSKIYGIDVNEGHLDEALSLSLIDEKADYSQLHLADFVIVGIPVDVMVQELPKILDSIDDDAVVIDAGSTKSLICKVVENHPKRRNFLACHPIAGTEFSGPSAAIEGLFMGKTNIICEIEKTAFKLQEKALELFQQLGMRIRYMNPEAHDKHIAYVSHLSHISSFMLGKTVIEKERNERDIFDMAGSGFESTVRLAKSSPAMWTPIFRQNKENVVETLGEYIQNLKEFEAMLIADDYEGIYNEMNSTNKIKEILNGIPLNKK
- the gldA gene encoding gliding motility-associated ABC transporter ATP-binding subunit GldA; this translates as MSIITKNITKFFGKQKALNNVSFTIEKGEIVGFLGPNGAGKSTMMKILTTYYTADDGQAEVNSFDVQSEKKNVQKSIGYLPEHNPLYLDMYVKEYLAFNADVYKVNKERINTVIEQTGLGPEAYKKIGQLSKGYRQRVGLAAALLHDPEVLILDEPTTGLDPNQLLEIRKLIREIGKEKTILLSTHIMKEVEAVCDRVLIINKGTIVADKKLSELRDGQDQVLVVEFDFRVEEAFLNKLPNVILVKNIGGFVYEITFNTSNDMRPVVFDFAHDNQLKTLQLSRKNKNLESLFTELTL
- a CDS encoding prephenate dehydratase, yielding MKLKIAIQGIKGSNHHQVAKDYFGDDVTFVECSSFDILVDHLINKTADKGVMAIENSIAGSIIPNYALVFHKNLHIIGEKYLNIHHNLMALKGQTIDDIKEVRSHPMALLQCNEFFKNYSHIKLVEDIDTAETAKRIQENQLNGIAAIAPKVAAELYDLEIIHSEIQTIKDNATRFIIVKTQNKALPEEEINKASVRFITDHKRGSLAAILNVMSDCNLNLTKIQSLPVIQTPWKYSFFVDVTFEKYKHFSKAKALLEIMAEEFKVLGEYKNARIL
- a CDS encoding ABC transporter ATP-binding protein, with protein sequence MISLNLKKTLKSAGGNIDLDMQLVIEKGQFVTLFGESGAGKTSTLRMLSGLLKPDSGTIRVGETTWFDSRKNIDLKPQQRKLGYVFQDYALFPNMSVRQNLEYALQKNQDRTIIEELLEFAELGDLDQRKPETLSGGQKQRVALARALVQRPEILILDEPLSALDLKMRIKLQEYLLQVHKKYKLTTILVSHDIGEIVKLSDRVFELQNGSVIKKGTAAEFFGLNKTSAKFRFSGEVLKIQREDVLYVISVLIGNDIIKVVADRTEANNFKIGDQVLVASKAFNPIIQKI
- a CDS encoding TOBE domain-containing protein produces the protein MNSFLGHITEVTTNGTMSIVCVGVGNGEELMSVVIDSPETAPYLKKGNKVNVLFKEMEVAITTQKELDISIENRIAGNIASIEEGVLLSRLILETKIGEVIAIISTKSVGQMGLVEKMNVMIMVKLNEIILAP
- the modA gene encoding molybdate ABC transporter substrate-binding protein, with amino-acid sequence MFNSERTMKGCNSRWLGLMLLTAILIGCQDNHDNKIIVATAANMESAMRALTIEYTHKTGVEFELIVGSSGKLTAQIIEGAPYDIFVAANMKYPEAVYAGGKAKNEPKVYAKGKLVLWSMVENTPVSIAALSDPVVEHIALANPKTAPYGVAAQEVLQHYGLNEILGAKLVFGESIGQTDQFIISRAAQIGFTALSTVLSPEMKGKGSWIPINPSLYSNINQGVVLVERKEDTNQYALGFYDFLFSVEAKEILKEFGYLVDE
- a CDS encoding pyridoxal phosphate-dependent aminotransferase; translation: MMITANRLNTVEEYYFSKKLREVRGLMAEGRPIINMGIGSPDLEPSIEVQNAVKEALRHDGAHQYQSYQGLPELREAFTSFYKNKFGVTVDPQTEVLPLMGSKEGIMHISLAFLNPGDEVLIPNPGYPTYTSVTNLVGALPRYYDLTGENGWFPDLEAMKRQDLSKVKIMWTSYPHMPTGATANREQLKKLVDFARENDILVVNDNPYSFVLNQNPISILEMEGAMDVALELNSLSKTFNMAGWRVGMVLGNSEHINAVLKVKSNMDSGMFYGIQKGAIAALNSSESWFSELNRVYHERRELMYALADKLQCTYDKNSVGMFVWAKLPAGVSSSEKFIDEVLYDKNIFITPGTIFGSNGEGYIRFSLCVTTDRIKEAVSRF
- a CDS encoding head GIN domain-containing protein, whose protein sequence is MKNVLVIGFLCLSFIGFSQRIVDKAVGDFNEVKVYDLIEVNLIKSNENKVLVKGDNVDDIQIVNKNGVLKIKMELDKKFHGEDTFVEVYFKNLDLIDGNEGARITVNETLSQEKIELKTQEGAKIKVGLDVHQLIVRCVTGGNVEASGKTINQEVVLNTGGVFEGKPLLSEKASIKITAAGEAAMFASDEIDINIKAGGDVYVYGNPKSVNKNTFAGGRVKIMD